The window AACGTTCAAGGGACGGTACGGATCCTGGAGGCGGCCCGGCTGTCGGGAGGGGTCGAACGGTTTGTCTATGCGGCATCCTCGTCCTGTTACGGCCTTGCTGCGACTCCGACCCGGGAAGACTTTCCCATCCAACCCCAATATCCCTACGCCTTGAGCAAATATCTGGGAGAACTGGCCGTTCTGCACTGGGGCAAGGTCTATGGGCTGCCCGTCAATTCCCTGCGCATTTTCAACGCCTATGGTCCCCGGGTCCGGACGACCGGGGCTTATGGGGCGGTTTTTGGCGTCTTCTTCCGCCAGAAACTGGCGGGAAAACCGTTCACCGTGGTGGGAGATGGCACCCAGAGTCGGGATTTCATCTTTGTCACCGACGTGGCGGAAGCCTTCTTCCAGACTGCCATGAAGGGACTCGCCGGCGAAATCTACAATGTCGGCGCCGACAATCCGCAAACCATTCTCCGCCTGGTCGAGCTTTTGGAGGGTGTGGTCGAATTCGTACCCAAACGCCCCGGAGAGCCTGACTGCACCTGGGCCGACATCGAAAAAATCAAGCGCCATCTCGGATGGCGTCCCAAGGTCGATTTCGCCACCGGGGTTGCCACCATGCTCCAGGGGATCGAACACTGGCGGGATGCTCCGTTGTGGGATGCCGCGAGCATTGCCCGGGCCACCCGAACCTGGTTTGAATTCATGGAGCCTGGCACGGGTTTGTAGTTCTACTTTGTCTGAACATTTACTCCCAACTGCCCAGGTACCCCCCGGGTTTAATTATTGAAAGAAAAAAGGGGTCTGGGGGATTGCTCCCAGGGTTTTGATTTTGTTTTTCCACGCGCCCTTTCACCCG of the Magnetococcales bacterium genome contains:
- a CDS encoding NAD-dependent epimerase/dehydratase family protein translates to MREKPIALVTGGAGFIGSHMTDRLLNDRFRVRVLDNLSGGRESNLAHHSRNPDLVLETGDIRTIDPGHAFFKDVRWVFHFAGIGDIVPSIEHPVEYMATNVQGTVRILEAARLSGGVERFVYAASSSCYGLAATPTREDFPIQPQYPYALSKYLGELAVLHWGKVYGLPVNSLRIFNAYGPRVRTTGAYGAVFGVFFRQKLAGKPFTVVGDGTQSRDFIFVTDVAEAFFQTAMKGLAGEIYNVGADNPQTILRLVELLEGVVEFVPKRPGEPDCTWADIEKIKRHLGWRPKVDFATGVATMLQGIEHWRDAPLWDAASIARATRTWFEFMEPGTGL